One window from the genome of Streptomyces sp. NBC_01476 encodes:
- a CDS encoding ABC transporter ATP-binding protein yields the protein MSTGTEETAPPRVDTARDAVCAVRGLVRTYPAGSGDRRGRRRKAASAPPVLANDGIDLDVHRGEIFGILGPNGAGKTTLVRQLTGLLRPDAGSIELLGHDLVRHPDRASRLIGYLGQESTAFDELTVALAAETTGRLRGLDAATAKAARDAVLDELGLGPLAGRPLKKLSGGQRRLACFAAALVGDRPVLVLDEPTTGMDPVARRAVWAAVDRRRGEHGTTVLLVTHNVIEAETVLDRVAVLDQGRVIASDTPAGLRALVADDVRLDLVWRYDAPLDLPAVAALRPLAEISGRRWILRLPQERARAAVADITGGAAFAALDDFTLAVPSLEDVYLALGGRGKGLVKQ from the coding sequence GTGAGTACGGGCACGGAGGAGACGGCGCCCCCGAGGGTGGACACGGCCCGCGATGCGGTGTGCGCCGTGCGCGGCCTCGTCAGGACGTACCCGGCCGGCTCAGGGGACCGGCGCGGACGCCGCCGCAAGGCCGCCTCCGCACCCCCCGTGCTGGCGAACGACGGCATCGACCTCGACGTCCACCGCGGCGAGATCTTCGGCATCCTCGGCCCCAACGGCGCCGGCAAGACCACCCTGGTCCGCCAGCTCACCGGGCTGCTCCGCCCCGACGCCGGCTCCATCGAACTCCTCGGCCACGACCTGGTCCGCCACCCCGACCGCGCCTCCCGGCTGATCGGCTACCTCGGCCAGGAGTCCACCGCCTTCGACGAGCTGACCGTGGCGCTCGCCGCCGAGACCACCGGCCGGCTGCGCGGCCTGGACGCCGCCACCGCCAAGGCCGCCCGGGACGCCGTACTGGACGAACTCGGCCTCGGCCCGCTGGCCGGCCGCCCGCTGAAGAAGCTCTCCGGGGGCCAGCGCCGCCTCGCCTGCTTCGCCGCGGCCCTGGTCGGCGACCGCCCGGTCCTGGTGCTCGACGAACCCACCACCGGCATGGACCCGGTCGCCCGCCGCGCCGTGTGGGCCGCCGTCGACCGCCGCCGCGGCGAACACGGCACCACCGTGCTGCTCGTCACCCACAACGTCATCGAGGCCGAGACCGTCCTCGACCGTGTCGCCGTCCTCGACCAGGGCCGGGTGATCGCCTCCGACACCCCCGCCGGGCTGCGCGCGCTGGTCGCCGACGACGTACGGCTCGACCTGGTCTGGCGGTACGACGCGCCCCTGGACCTGCCCGCGGTCGCCGCGCTGCGCCCGCTCGCCGAGATCTCCGGCCGCCGCTGGATCCTGCGCCTGCCGCAGGAGCGGGCCCGCGCGGCCGTCGCCGACATCACCGGCGGCGCGGCCTTCGCCGCACTGGACGACTTCACCTTGGCGGTGCCCAGCCTGGAAGATGTCTACCTGGCCCTGGGCGGCCGGGGAAAGGGGCTGGTCAAGCAGTGA